In the Helianthus annuus cultivar XRQ/B chromosome 11, HanXRQr2.0-SUNRISE, whole genome shotgun sequence genome, one interval contains:
- the LOC110890371 gene encoding uncharacterized protein LOC110890371 isoform X2 translates to MGDASVDDDRTVVSCFAAPLGNPDPNSIRVETWVVAEDAVREVLSCIHPTLDSDEKRKYVIEYVQKLIRCNLGFEIFPYGSVPLKTYLPDGDIDLTVLSIPNLEERLPSEVLRVLLEEEKHGNTEYELRDTQFIDAEVKLVKCIVQDIVIDISFNQLGGLSTLCFLEQVDRLAGKDHLYKRSLILIKAWCYYESRILGAHHGLISTYALEILVLYIFQIFHASLNGPLEVLYRFLDYYAKFDWDNYCISLDGPVCKSSLPGLAAELLDDQGTRDVLLDAEFRKNCMDMFIVPCKGAEADLRTFSLKNLNIVDPLKEYNNLGRSVHKGNYFRVRSAFRYGARRLGKILQPNINIEDEIKVFFKNTLQRHTPAPTLISAANGLSISPRSESYYEDDMYSRFSNGDLDTESNLEEEPEFLDGITAVEWWVERGDAGCLRGNMDNNNSSSDNSCFDDNEKDVSDDDLGETEMLNMFPDLTGDYDGHIRNLLYGQGCHGYALSTAMVWASLSPPTSPYGDENPWDPAHSWPNYSNTSNGNVGNDALRGTGPYIPVISCDACEDTSGRGRDRVHRAGVGSVETNPASRIPPELSPKPAGANSSLSNQTQQQVGQANSTATGFINQPRKLEFGSFRSLTESPSDEQNLEVDPSGREQESMESSLHLNNEDEFPPLSAA, encoded by the exons ATGGGGGATGCTAGTGTGGACGATGATCGGACGGTTGTGTCGTGTTTTGCTGCACCGTTGGGTAACCCGGATCCGAATTCGATTCGGGTGGAGACTTGGGTGGTAGCGGAAGACGCGGTTAGAGAGGTGTTGAGTTGTATACATCCGACGTTGGATTCGGACGAGAAAAGGAAATATGTGATTGAATATGTGCAGAAGCTTATCAGATGCAATCTCGGATTTGAG ATATTCCCGTATGGTTCAGTGCCTCTGAAGACTTACCTCCCAGACGGAGACATTGATCTAACGGTCCTTAGTATTCCTAATCTGGAAGAGCGGTTGCCTAGTGAAGTTCTTCGTGTTCTTCTGGAAGAAGAGAAACATGGAAATACTGAATACGAATTACGAGATACCCAATTCATCGATGCTGAG GTGAAGCTCGTGAAATGCATTGTCCAAGATATCGTCATAGATATATCGTTTAATCAGTTGGGTGGACTAAGCACATTATGTTTTCTTGAACAG GTTGATCGCCTTGCTGGCAAAGATCATCTCTACAAGCGCAGCCTTATTCTAATAAAAGCATGGTGTTACTACGAAAGCCGAATACTCGGTGCTCATCACGGATTAATATCTACTTACGCATTGGAAATTCTAGTTCTTTACATTTTCCAGATTTTCCATGCTTCTTTAAACGGCCCATTAGAA GTTCTATACAGATTTTTGGATTATTATGCCAAATTTGACTGGGATAACTATTGCATCAGTTTGGATGGTCCGGTTTGCAAATCTTCCTTGCCTGGTTTAGCTG CGGAATTATTAGACGATCAAGGAACAAGAGATGTTTTGCTGGATGCTGAATTCAGGAAGAACTGTATGGATATGTTCATAGTGCCTTGTAAGGGAGCCGAGGCAGATCTACGGACTTTTAGCCTCAAGAATCTCAATATAGTTGATCCATTGAAAGAATACAACAATCTTGGAAGAAGTGTGCACAAAG GAAATTACTTCCGGGTAAGGAGTGCATTTCGATACGGGGCTAGGAGGCTTGGTAAAATTCTGCAACCAAACATAAATATTGAAGATGAGATCAAAGTGTTCTTTAAAAACACATTGCAGAGGCACACACCCGCTCCCACTTTAATATCTGCTGCTAACGGGTTGTCCATTTCACCCCGTAGTGAGTCCTATTACGAGGATGATATGTATTCAAGATTCTCAAATGGTGATTTGGATACCGAGTCAAACTTAGAGGAAGAACCGGAGTTTCTTGATGGAATAACGGCCGTTGAGTGGTGGGTGGAAAGAGGAGATGCGGGTTGCTTACGTGGTAACATGGACAATAACAACAGTTCATCGGATAATTCGTGTTTTGATGATAACGAGAAGGATGTAAGTGATGATGATCTTGGGGAAACTGAAATGTTGAACATGTTTCCGGATCTCACTGGGGACTATGATGGTCATATAAGGAATTTGTTATACGGTCAAGGGTGCCATGGTTATGCATTGTCAACAGCTATGGTTTGGGCTAGCCTTAGCCCTCCTACTTCACCTTACGGCGATGAGAACCCATGGGACCCGGCTCATTCATGGCCCAACTATAGCAACACGTCTAATGGCAATGTCGGTAATGATGCGTTGCGTGGGACCGGCCCTTACATTCCTGTTATC AGCTGCGATGCATGCGAGGATACAAGCGGGAGAGGAAGGGACCGTGTCCACCGAGCCGGAGTTGGGTCTGTTGAAACTAACCCTGCAAGCCGAATCCCACCTGAATTGTCTCCAAAACCAGCCGGTGCTAATTCTAGTTTATCCAACCAAACTCAGCAGCAAGTTGGCCAGGCTAACTCAACTGCGACTGGTTTTATAAACCAACCGAGGAAACTAGAATTTGGATCTTTTCGGTCGTTGACCGAGAGCCCATCTGATGAGCAAAACCTGGAAGTAGATCCAAGTGGAAGAGAACAGGAGAG CATGGAGAGTTCATTGCACCTCAACAATGAAGACGAATTTCCTCCATTATCAGCAgcctga
- the LOC110890371 gene encoding uncharacterized protein LOC110890371 isoform X1, with protein sequence MGDASVDDDRTVVSCFAAPLGNPDPNSIRVETWVVAEDAVREVLSCIHPTLDSDEKRKYVIEYVQKLIRCNLGFEIFPYGSVPLKTYLPDGDIDLTVLSIPNLEERLPSEVLRVLLEEEKHGNTEYELRDTQFIDAEVKLVKCIVQDIVIDISFNQLGGLSTLCFLEQVDRLAGKDHLYKRSLILIKAWCYYESRILGAHHGLISTYALEILVLYIFQIFHASLNGPLEVLYRFLDYYAKFDWDNYCISLDGPVCKSSLPGLAAELLDDQGTRDVLLDAEFRKNCMDMFIVPCKGAEADLRTFSLKNLNIVDPLKEYNNLGRSVHKGNYFRVRSAFRYGARRLGKILQPNINIEDEIKVFFKNTLQRHTPAPTLISAANGLSISPRSESYYEDDMYSRFSNGDLDTESNLEEEPEFLDGITAVEWWVERGDAGCLRGNMDNNNSSSDNSCFDDNEKDVSDDDLGETEMLNMFPDLTGDYDGHIRNLLYGQGCHGYALSTAMVWASLSPPTSPYGDENPWDPAHSWPNYSNTSNGNVGNDALRGTGPYIPVISCDACEDTSGRGRDRVHRAGVGSVETNPASRIPPELSPKPAGANSSLSNQTQQQVGQANSTATGFINQPRKLEFGSFRSLTESPSDEQNLEVDPSGREQESSMESSLHLNNEDEFPPLSAA encoded by the exons ATGGGGGATGCTAGTGTGGACGATGATCGGACGGTTGTGTCGTGTTTTGCTGCACCGTTGGGTAACCCGGATCCGAATTCGATTCGGGTGGAGACTTGGGTGGTAGCGGAAGACGCGGTTAGAGAGGTGTTGAGTTGTATACATCCGACGTTGGATTCGGACGAGAAAAGGAAATATGTGATTGAATATGTGCAGAAGCTTATCAGATGCAATCTCGGATTTGAG ATATTCCCGTATGGTTCAGTGCCTCTGAAGACTTACCTCCCAGACGGAGACATTGATCTAACGGTCCTTAGTATTCCTAATCTGGAAGAGCGGTTGCCTAGTGAAGTTCTTCGTGTTCTTCTGGAAGAAGAGAAACATGGAAATACTGAATACGAATTACGAGATACCCAATTCATCGATGCTGAG GTGAAGCTCGTGAAATGCATTGTCCAAGATATCGTCATAGATATATCGTTTAATCAGTTGGGTGGACTAAGCACATTATGTTTTCTTGAACAG GTTGATCGCCTTGCTGGCAAAGATCATCTCTACAAGCGCAGCCTTATTCTAATAAAAGCATGGTGTTACTACGAAAGCCGAATACTCGGTGCTCATCACGGATTAATATCTACTTACGCATTGGAAATTCTAGTTCTTTACATTTTCCAGATTTTCCATGCTTCTTTAAACGGCCCATTAGAA GTTCTATACAGATTTTTGGATTATTATGCCAAATTTGACTGGGATAACTATTGCATCAGTTTGGATGGTCCGGTTTGCAAATCTTCCTTGCCTGGTTTAGCTG CGGAATTATTAGACGATCAAGGAACAAGAGATGTTTTGCTGGATGCTGAATTCAGGAAGAACTGTATGGATATGTTCATAGTGCCTTGTAAGGGAGCCGAGGCAGATCTACGGACTTTTAGCCTCAAGAATCTCAATATAGTTGATCCATTGAAAGAATACAACAATCTTGGAAGAAGTGTGCACAAAG GAAATTACTTCCGGGTAAGGAGTGCATTTCGATACGGGGCTAGGAGGCTTGGTAAAATTCTGCAACCAAACATAAATATTGAAGATGAGATCAAAGTGTTCTTTAAAAACACATTGCAGAGGCACACACCCGCTCCCACTTTAATATCTGCTGCTAACGGGTTGTCCATTTCACCCCGTAGTGAGTCCTATTACGAGGATGATATGTATTCAAGATTCTCAAATGGTGATTTGGATACCGAGTCAAACTTAGAGGAAGAACCGGAGTTTCTTGATGGAATAACGGCCGTTGAGTGGTGGGTGGAAAGAGGAGATGCGGGTTGCTTACGTGGTAACATGGACAATAACAACAGTTCATCGGATAATTCGTGTTTTGATGATAACGAGAAGGATGTAAGTGATGATGATCTTGGGGAAACTGAAATGTTGAACATGTTTCCGGATCTCACTGGGGACTATGATGGTCATATAAGGAATTTGTTATACGGTCAAGGGTGCCATGGTTATGCATTGTCAACAGCTATGGTTTGGGCTAGCCTTAGCCCTCCTACTTCACCTTACGGCGATGAGAACCCATGGGACCCGGCTCATTCATGGCCCAACTATAGCAACACGTCTAATGGCAATGTCGGTAATGATGCGTTGCGTGGGACCGGCCCTTACATTCCTGTTATC AGCTGCGATGCATGCGAGGATACAAGCGGGAGAGGAAGGGACCGTGTCCACCGAGCCGGAGTTGGGTCTGTTGAAACTAACCCTGCAAGCCGAATCCCACCTGAATTGTCTCCAAAACCAGCCGGTGCTAATTCTAGTTTATCCAACCAAACTCAGCAGCAAGTTGGCCAGGCTAACTCAACTGCGACTGGTTTTATAAACCAACCGAGGAAACTAGAATTTGGATCTTTTCGGTCGTTGACCGAGAGCCCATCTGATGAGCAAAACCTGGAAGTAGATCCAAGTGGAAGAGAACAGGAGAG TAGCATGGAGAGTTCATTGCACCTCAACAATGAAGACGAATTTCCTCCATTATCAGCAgcctga